From the genome of Haloterrigena sp. KLK7, one region includes:
- a CDS encoding carbonic anhydrase, translating to MEPDLDALEALLAGNERHVEALPEDYFADVQTDQHPTVVAICCSDSRVSHEGMWGIDRPGAVFTPSNIGNQIWDEDDGERIVDGGILYPIHHTGTDVVAVVGHTGCGAVTAAYRVATGEEPPGPQGVDKWVDQLVPVVEEALESGLIDTDADEGRVINQLVEYNVGYQARSLAEADEVPDDVVVYGFVYDFQGVYGDEPGRTYLVTVDGETDPDALADLVPEGYEATARSLLSR from the coding sequence CTCTCGAGGCGCTGCTCGCCGGCAACGAGCGCCACGTCGAGGCGCTCCCGGAGGACTACTTCGCGGACGTCCAGACGGACCAGCATCCGACCGTCGTCGCGATCTGCTGTTCGGACTCGCGGGTCTCCCACGAGGGGATGTGGGGGATCGATCGGCCGGGCGCGGTCTTCACGCCGAGCAACATCGGCAACCAGATCTGGGACGAGGACGACGGCGAGCGCATCGTCGACGGCGGCATCCTCTATCCGATCCACCACACTGGGACCGACGTCGTCGCCGTCGTCGGCCACACCGGCTGCGGGGCCGTCACCGCCGCCTATCGCGTCGCGACCGGCGAGGAGCCGCCGGGGCCACAGGGCGTCGACAAGTGGGTCGACCAGCTCGTCCCGGTCGTCGAGGAGGCCCTCGAGAGCGGACTGATCGACACCGACGCGGACGAGGGACGGGTGATCAACCAGCTCGTCGAGTACAACGTCGGGTATCAGGCGCGCTCGCTCGCGGAGGCCGACGAGGTTCCGGACGACGTCGTCGTCTACGGCTTCGTCTACGACTTCCAGGGCGTCTACGGCGACGAGCCCGGCCGGACGTACCTCGTCACGGTCGACGGCGAGACCGATCCCGACGCGCTCGCGGATCTCGTGCCGGAGGGGTACGAGGCGACGGCTCGCAGTCTGCTCTCCCGGTAG
- a CDS encoding NAD(P)H-binding protein codes for MNVLLLGASGRIGQRTATELLDRGHAVTGVSRSGTVDGIDDDDFVAVAGDATDPDDIAKLATGHDAVASALGPSDDESPEILTEMMDAVIDGLRRANVDRLVWTGGAGGLEVGPETMLIETEEFPEEWEPVASAAIDAYDILSEADDLQWTYLAPAALIEPGERTGEYRTADRELVTDDEGDSYISMEDFAVALADELEAGNAVHTYLGTGY; via the coding sequence ATGAACGTACTCCTACTCGGTGCGAGCGGACGAATCGGACAGCGAACTGCCACTGAACTCCTCGACCGCGGTCACGCCGTTACGGGCGTCTCCCGGAGCGGGACGGTCGACGGGATCGACGACGACGACTTCGTCGCCGTCGCCGGGGACGCGACCGACCCCGATGACATCGCGAAGCTCGCGACGGGGCACGACGCCGTGGCGTCGGCGCTCGGCCCGAGTGACGATGAGTCGCCCGAAATTCTCACGGAGATGATGGACGCCGTGATCGACGGGCTGCGCCGAGCGAACGTCGATCGACTGGTCTGGACCGGCGGCGCTGGCGGGCTCGAGGTCGGCCCGGAGACGATGCTCATCGAAACGGAGGAGTTCCCCGAGGAGTGGGAGCCGGTCGCCAGCGCGGCCATCGATGCGTACGATATCCTCAGCGAGGCCGACGACCTGCAGTGGACGTACCTCGCGCCCGCTGCGCTGATCGAACCCGGCGAGCGGACCGGCGAGTACCGGACTGCCGACCGCGAACTCGTGACCGACGACGAGGGAGACAGCTACATTTCGATGGAGGACTTCGCCGTCGCCCTCGCGGACGAACTCGAGGCGGGCAACGCCGTGCACACCTATCTCGGAACCGGATACTGA
- a CDS encoding helix-turn-helix domain-containing protein: MSSDATLETKYGDCPVIKTLEEVGSRWRMTGIHVLREGELRFNELKRATDANSQTLSRVLDDLAEKEYVERRVDEGSPIAVYYSLTPKGRELLSAFDEIYDWGEKWITEES, translated from the coding sequence ATGTCATCGGATGCTACGCTCGAAACGAAATACGGGGACTGTCCGGTAATCAAAACCCTCGAAGAGGTCGGTTCCCGGTGGCGTATGACCGGTATCCACGTCCTCCGGGAGGGCGAGCTTCGGTTCAACGAACTCAAGCGTGCCACGGACGCGAACTCACAGACGCTGTCTCGAGTGCTCGACGATCTAGCGGAGAAGGAGTACGTCGAACGCCGAGTCGACGAGGGGAGTCCGATCGCCGTGTATTACTCGCTGACACCGAAGGGGCGAGAACTCCTCTCGGCGTTCGATGAGATCTACGACTGGGGTGAGAAGTGGATCACCGAGGAAAGCTGA